From the Leptolyngbya sp. O-77 genome, one window contains:
- a CDS encoding Eco57I restriction-modification methylase domain-containing protein, with protein sequence MLQSRQSDELRQSDARGAYGVDDLPSGAIPVGSASQIAPHSPQGTSDLETWAARSYRRLLVILGDSRRDRFANRQPTQPADHAHARMLLLALLCIPLYQQRRLLPVQGQSLKPDEFALDQLLTAANHQHGLAFPVTALPPLSVEMNTVLFALLRSLFLCAPYPVARLGQLYEQCLAWAPSPGQCALRAALKVDGRKARGIYYTPEPLVNYCVSQTLGQLLSAPIQKLSEVPRILDPAAGGGAFLLATYEVLLRWVAGWSANSAGVDGATVPPCTQRSPIAPIDSPVDWHTRQQVLLDCIYGVDVDETAIALTRLSLHLKLLEGQPPPGFVLPNLAQNLVCADALLGLDWAATFPAAAQAGGFDGVLGNPPYIDAEQMSATAAVWRRACAERYGCARGNWDLFCVFIERSLELCRPGGMTSLVVPNKLRSAGYAAAARSLLTENTQLVALRDYAQVAVFQAAVYPLVYVARRQAEGKCRPDALRKEQSGARAPVPYEVMETLTTVGRRRWLYTKGAEWWLGDSQQGDSLMARLQQLPMLGQVASVQGAATVAEAYELQRWICNHPTPAPGDLRLVNSGTIDPYRLWWGDRPLRYLGDRYLHPILPAQHLCQLSPQRQRQATQPKLIVAGMTRRLECALDESGGVLAGKSTSIIQAPNSSSHLGNCADLLWLLLAILNSSLIHWFFVQRHGGNALQGGYLRVGPPQLRQIPIALGEQGDRLTPCHTLVDLAKQRQQCGASQDLRAIAQLDAQIDTTVYALYNLSAAEIAEIRAETRVKTSSLAD encoded by the coding sequence ATGCTTCAATCGCGCCAGTCGGATGAATTGCGCCAGTCGGATGCCCGTGGAGCCTATGGGGTAGATGATTTGCCCAGTGGGGCGATTCCCGTCGGGAGCGCTTCGCAAATCGCTCCTCATTCCCCGCAAGGCACGAGCGACCTGGAAACCTGGGCGGCGCGGAGCTATCGGCGGCTGCTGGTCATCCTGGGCGATTCCCGTAGGGATCGCTTTGCGAATCGCCAACCCACTCAGCCCGCCGACCACGCCCACGCCCGGATGCTGCTGCTGGCGCTGCTGTGCATCCCGCTCTATCAGCAGCGCAGACTGCTACCGGTGCAGGGGCAATCCCTCAAACCCGATGAGTTTGCGCTGGATCAACTTTTGACCGCTGCCAATCATCAGCACGGGCTGGCGTTTCCGGTGACAGCCTTGCCGCCGTTGTCAGTTGAGATGAATACCGTCCTCTTCGCCTTGCTGCGATCGCTCTTTCTCTGCGCTCCCTACCCTGTGGCGCGGCTGGGGCAACTGTATGAGCAGTGCCTCGCCTGGGCCCCGTCACCCGGACAATGTGCGCTGAGGGCTGCCCTAAAAGTAGATGGCCGTAAGGCAAGAGGAATTTACTACACGCCAGAGCCGCTGGTGAACTACTGTGTCTCGCAAACCCTGGGGCAACTGTTGAGCGCCCCTATCCAAAAACTGTCAGAAGTTCCGCGCATCCTCGATCCGGCGGCGGGGGGAGGGGCATTTTTGCTGGCGACCTATGAGGTACTGCTGCGATGGGTGGCGGGTTGGTCTGCGAATTCGGCAGGTGTGGATGGGGCAACTGTCCCCCCCTGTACCCAGCGGTCCCCAATCGCCCCAATAGATAGCCCAGTGGATTGGCACACGCGTCAGCAAGTGCTGCTCGACTGCATTTATGGGGTGGATGTGGACGAAACGGCGATCGCCCTCACCCGTCTCTCGCTCCATCTCAAGCTGTTGGAGGGTCAGCCGCCGCCAGGGTTTGTGCTACCCAACCTGGCGCAAAACTTGGTCTGTGCTGATGCGCTGCTGGGACTGGACTGGGCTGCAACCTTTCCGGCGGCCGCGCAGGCAGGCGGGTTTGACGGGGTGCTGGGCAACCCGCCCTATATCGACGCTGAGCAAATGAGCGCGACAGCGGCCGTCTGGCGACGCGCCTGCGCCGAGCGCTATGGCTGTGCCAGGGGGAATTGGGATCTATTTTGCGTATTTATTGAGCGATCGCTGGAGTTGTGTCGTCCGGGCGGCATGACGAGTCTGGTCGTGCCTAACAAGCTGCGCTCGGCTGGGTATGCTGCCGCAGCGCGATCGCTCTTGACAGAGAACACTCAGCTTGTGGCGCTGCGGGATTATGCTCAGGTGGCGGTGTTTCAGGCGGCGGTCTATCCGCTAGTGTATGTGGCGCGGCGGCAAGCGGAAGGAAAGTGCAGACCGGATGCTCTGAGAAAAGAGCAGTCTGGAGCGCGTGCGCCAGTGCCCTATGAGGTGATGGAAACCCTGACAACGGTGGGGCGGCGGCGATGGCTGTATACCAAGGGTGCAGAGTGGTGGCTGGGCGATTCGCAGCAGGGGGACAGCCTGATGGCACGATTGCAGCAACTTCCTATGTTGGGGCAAGTTGCCAGCGTGCAGGGGGCAGCGACGGTCGCCGAAGCCTACGAACTCCAGCGCTGGATTTGCAATCATCCCACGCCTGCCCCTGGCGACCTGCGCCTGGTCAACAGCGGCACGATCGATCCCTATCGCTTGTGGTGGGGCGATCGCCCGTTGCGCTATTTGGGCGATCGCTACCTGCACCCCATCCTGCCTGCACAACATTTGTGCCAACTTTCGCCCCAGCGCCAGCGACAGGCTACCCAACCCAAGCTAATCGTCGCGGGCATGACCCGACGGCTGGAGTGTGCGCTGGATGAGTCAGGGGGCGTACTGGCAGGAAAATCGACCTCGATTATTCAAGCGCCCAACTCGTCCTCCCATCTGGGCAACTGCGCTGACCTGCTGTGGCTGCTGCTGGCAATTCTGAACAGTTCGCTGATCCACTGGTTCTTTGTGCAGCGGCATGGCGGCAATGCGCTCCAGGGCGGCTATTTGCGAGTTGGCCCGCCCCAGTTGCGCCAGATTCCGATAGCGCTGGGTGAACAGGGCGATCGCCTCACGCCCTGCCACACCCTTGTTGACCTGGCAAAACAGCGGCAGCAGTGCGGAGCGAGTCAAGACCTGAGGGCGATCGCCCAGCTTGATGCTCAAATAGACACAACCGTCTACGCACTCTACAACCTGAGCGCAGCCGAAATTGCAGAAATTCGCGCAGAAACTCGCGTGAAAACAAGCAGTCTAGCAGATTGA